One region of Roseicitreum antarcticum genomic DNA includes:
- the cobW gene encoding cobalamin biosynthesis protein CobW has protein sequence MTDATAPKPAGPTPSALAKLPVTVITGFLGSGKTTLVRHLMANPGGRRLAVVVNEFGDVGVDGEILKGCAIPDCPAENIVELANGCICCTVADDFIPTIEALMALTPRPDHILIETSGLALPKPLLKAFDWPDIRSRITVDGVIALADAEAVADGRFAPDVARVDAQRLADDSLDHETPLSEVFEDQIACADIILLTKCDLAGPDGVARARALIAAETPRPLPMIEVTEGAVDPRIILGLGAAAEDDLAARPSHHDGADDDHDHDDFESIVVDIPELADPAHLVAAIEGLARDHNILRVKGYASVAGKPMRLLVQAVGARVRQQFDRPWGAGEARRGRLVVIAEHDDIDPAAIHAALKNMGQNAVADAMS, from the coding sequence ATGACTGACGCAACCGCCCCCAAACCCGCAGGCCCCACCCCCTCGGCCCTCGCCAAACTTCCGGTGACCGTCATCACTGGCTTCCTGGGATCTGGCAAGACAACGCTGGTCCGCCACCTGATGGCCAATCCCGGCGGGCGGCGCCTTGCCGTCGTGGTCAACGAATTCGGCGACGTCGGCGTGGATGGCGAGATCCTCAAGGGCTGCGCCATCCCCGACTGCCCGGCGGAAAACATCGTGGAGCTGGCCAACGGCTGCATTTGTTGCACCGTCGCCGACGATTTCATCCCCACGATTGAGGCGCTGATGGCCTTGACGCCCCGCCCCGATCACATCTTGATCGAAACCTCGGGCCTGGCGCTGCCGAAACCGTTGCTGAAGGCCTTCGACTGGCCTGATATCCGCTCACGCATCACAGTGGACGGTGTGATTGCCCTGGCGGATGCCGAAGCGGTGGCCGATGGTCGCTTCGCGCCCGATGTGGCCCGCGTGGATGCCCAGCGATTGGCTGACGACAGCCTCGACCATGAGACCCCTCTGTCCGAGGTGTTCGAGGATCAGATCGCCTGCGCCGACATCATCTTGCTGACCAAATGCGACCTTGCCGGACCGGACGGCGTGGCGCGCGCCCGCGCGCTGATCGCGGCGGAAACGCCCCGTCCGCTGCCGATGATCGAAGTGACCGAGGGCGCGGTGGACCCACGCATCATCCTCGGGCTTGGTGCCGCTGCCGAGGACGACCTTGCGGCGCGGCCCAGCCATCACGACGGGGCCGATGATGACCACGACCATGACGATTTTGAGAGCATCGTGGTGGATATCCCCGAACTGGCCGATCCCGCGCATCTGGTTGCTGCTATCGAAGGACTCGCGCGCGACCACAACATCCTGCGGGTCAAGGGCTACGCCAGCGTTGCGGGCAAGCCCATGCGCCTATTGGTACAGGCAGTCGGCGCGCGGGTGCGCCAGCAATTCGACCGCCCCTGGGGCGCGGGCGAAGCGCGGCGCGGCCGTCTGGTGGTCATCGCCGAGCATGACGATATCGACCCTGCGGCGATCCATGCCGCCCTGAAGAACATGGGGCAAAACGCTGTGGCGGACGCAATGTCGTAA
- a CDS encoding DUF1636 family protein, producing MVCVKCRSGQEVPQDARRPGQLLFDDLAARDLGLGIRLHAVECLQNCDAGCTIALRGGERWSYVFGNVDANTQADMVVDGARRYHATADGLIPWRERPEHFKRNCVARLPPVFTAPPAAPSVNSAPRPATKDIAHD from the coding sequence ATGGTCTGCGTCAAATGCCGCAGCGGACAGGAGGTGCCACAAGATGCCCGCCGCCCCGGCCAGTTGTTGTTCGACGATCTGGCAGCGCGCGATCTGGGCTTGGGGATCCGGCTGCATGCGGTCGAATGTTTGCAAAACTGCGACGCGGGTTGCACCATCGCGCTGCGCGGCGGCGAACGCTGGTCCTATGTCTTTGGCAATGTCGATGCCAACACGCAGGCCGATATGGTCGTGGACGGCGCGCGACGCTACCACGCCACCGCTGACGGCCTAATCCCGTGGCGCGAGCGGCCCGAGCATTTCAAGCGCAATTGTGTCGCCCGCCTGCCGCCGGTCTTTACAGCCCCACCCGCTGCCCCATCTGTCAATTCGGCCCCACGCCCTGCAACCAAGGATATCGCCCATGACTGA
- a CDS encoding alpha/beta hydrolase, whose translation MSDHPPPPQRLETPDGRQIAYHKLPATPDQSTRPGVIFLGGFRSDMNGSKALHLEEWARKHGRAFLRFDYSGHGQSSGTFEEGAIGDWFADARAVLSALTAGPQILVGSSMGGWIALLLARSLPDRVAGLIGIAAAPDFTEDSMWATFTTPQRASLMADGQIALPSDYSETPYIITRRLIEDGRDHLVLRTALPLPFPVRLLQGTADTDVVPAAALRLLDHAAGPDIRLTLVQGADHRFSDPACLLLITETIESV comes from the coding sequence ATGTCCGACCATCCGCCCCCCCCGCAACGCTTGGAAACGCCTGATGGTCGCCAGATCGCCTACCACAAACTCCCCGCCACGCCAGACCAGAGCACCCGCCCCGGCGTGATCTTTCTAGGTGGGTTCAGGTCCGACATGAACGGCTCCAAGGCGCTGCATCTGGAGGAATGGGCGCGCAAGCACGGCCGCGCCTTCCTGCGGTTCGATTATTCTGGTCACGGCCAGTCCTCCGGCACCTTCGAGGAGGGGGCGATCGGCGACTGGTTTGCTGACGCCCGCGCGGTGCTGAGCGCGCTCACTGCGGGGCCACAGATCCTCGTCGGTTCGTCCATGGGCGGCTGGATCGCGCTTCTACTGGCACGCAGCCTGCCGGACCGCGTGGCGGGGCTGATCGGCATCGCTGCCGCGCCCGATTTCACTGAAGACAGCATGTGGGCGACGTTCACCACGCCCCAGCGCGCGTCCCTGATGGCCGACGGGCAGATCGCCCTGCCTTCGGACTATTCCGAGACGCCCTACATCATCACCCGCCGCCTGATCGAGGATGGGCGCGACCATCTGGTGCTGCGCACCGCCCTGCCGCTGCCTTTCCCTGTGCGCCTGCTGCAAGGCACTGCGGACACCGATGTGGTGCCTGCGGCCGCACTGCGGCTGCTGGATCACGCAGCCGGGCCAGACATCCGCCTTACGCTGGTGCAAGGCGCCGACCACCGCTTTTCAGACCCGGCCTGCCTGTTGCTCATTACAGAGACGATAGAGTCGGTCTGA